One genomic region from Haloterrigena gelatinilytica encodes:
- a CDS encoding HAD family hydrolase → MDGEYDFWLLDLDGTLVDVEWSYTRDVFDRVGERLEYEFTDREADILWSGLTGSRDRQLRQWGIDPDEFWTAFHDEEDPLVRAEQTYLHDDAAFVADLEEPVGLVTHCQEFLCEPVLDHLGIRDWFDARLCCTPETGWKPDPNPVYRVMDELGVGENGHEGVLAGDGASDVGAAWNAGLDAIHVERVGHERRGRCVRGDYRVESFDELF, encoded by the coding sequence ATGGACGGCGAGTACGACTTCTGGCTGCTCGATCTCGACGGCACGCTCGTCGACGTCGAGTGGTCCTACACCCGGGACGTGTTCGACCGGGTCGGCGAGCGACTCGAGTACGAGTTTACCGACCGGGAAGCCGACATTCTCTGGAGCGGGTTGACCGGCTCCCGGGACCGACAGCTCCGGCAGTGGGGCATCGATCCCGACGAGTTCTGGACCGCCTTCCACGACGAGGAGGATCCGCTGGTGCGGGCCGAGCAGACGTATCTCCACGACGACGCCGCGTTCGTCGCCGACCTCGAGGAGCCCGTGGGGCTGGTGACCCACTGCCAGGAGTTCCTCTGCGAGCCGGTGCTCGACCACCTCGGCATCCGCGACTGGTTCGACGCCCGCCTCTGTTGTACCCCCGAAACCGGGTGGAAACCCGACCCGAACCCGGTCTATCGCGTGATGGACGAGCTCGGCGTCGGCGAGAACGGACACGAGGGCGTCCTCGCGGGCGACGGCGCCAGCGACGTCGGCGCGGCCTGGAACGCGGGCCTCGACGCGATTCACGTCGAACGCGTCGGTCACGAGCGCCGGGGCCGGTGCGTCCGCGGCGATTACCGCGTCGAATCGTTCGACGAACTGTTCTGA
- a CDS encoding helix-turn-helix domain-containing protein, with protein MSTIAEFRLPAAETTLGVALEHVPNATFELESSVSKTRPSLWLSDVDRERAEAAFEADPSVAGYELLVETESRLLYDVNFVDETVRLSDELLAEGGSLLEMWGTDGWWQVRVRFRDRDALVDAYDRLEEVGISADLRRVSDVTGVTDDETQLTPQQQEALEAALEHGYFEIPRGISMEELADELGISHQALSERFRRAYETLVDDELQPASSRSDLE; from the coding sequence ATGTCCACGATCGCCGAGTTCCGCCTTCCGGCTGCGGAGACGACACTGGGGGTCGCCCTCGAGCACGTCCCGAACGCCACGTTCGAACTCGAGTCCTCGGTGTCGAAGACGCGACCGTCCCTGTGGCTCTCCGACGTCGACCGCGAGCGGGCCGAGGCCGCCTTCGAGGCGGACCCGTCGGTCGCGGGGTACGAACTCCTCGTCGAAACCGAGTCCCGGCTGTTGTACGACGTGAACTTCGTGGACGAGACGGTGCGGCTCAGCGACGAACTGCTCGCCGAGGGCGGTTCCCTGCTGGAGATGTGGGGGACCGACGGCTGGTGGCAGGTACGGGTCCGGTTTCGCGACCGCGACGCCCTCGTCGACGCCTACGACCGCCTCGAGGAGGTCGGCATCTCCGCCGACCTGCGCCGGGTCAGCGACGTCACCGGCGTCACGGACGACGAGACGCAGCTCACCCCTCAACAGCAGGAGGCCCTCGAGGCCGCCCTCGAGCACGGCTACTTCGAGATTCCCCGCGGCATCTCGATGGAGGAACTGGCCGACGAACTGGGGATCTCCCATCAGGCGCTGTCCGAGCGGTTCCGGCGAGCCTACGAGACGCTGGTCGACGACGAACTCCAGCCGGCGAGTAGCCGATCGGACCTCGAGTGA
- a CDS encoding undecaprenyl diphosphate synthase family protein: protein MGLYEQYLSLRIRRHDGELPDHIALVITERDLLERDAYGTLTDFFAWAFEYATQLTVYVSVLDAAAVPALRRELETLEAPREVAVRGPDDRTPAEAPIRIGIGLGGKHEFTSAVRTLAEHVEDGQLAPKEIDDERVENHLVFPSEPDLVIKTGAERLSDFMIWQSVYSELYFTDVNWRDFRKRDFLRAVREYCNRSRRFGR, encoded by the coding sequence GTGGGTCTGTACGAACAGTATCTCAGCCTCCGCATCCGTCGCCACGACGGCGAGCTCCCCGACCACATCGCGCTCGTCATCACCGAGCGCGACCTCCTCGAGCGGGACGCTTACGGGACGCTGACGGACTTCTTCGCGTGGGCCTTCGAGTACGCCACCCAGCTGACCGTCTACGTCAGCGTCCTCGACGCCGCGGCGGTGCCGGCCCTGCGACGCGAGCTCGAGACCCTCGAGGCGCCCCGCGAAGTGGCCGTCCGCGGTCCCGACGATCGAACGCCGGCGGAAGCGCCCATTCGCATCGGAATCGGTCTGGGCGGGAAACACGAGTTCACCAGCGCGGTCCGGACGCTCGCGGAACACGTCGAGGACGGGCAACTGGCGCCCAAGGAGATCGACGACGAGCGGGTCGAGAATCACCTCGTTTTCCCCTCCGAGCCCGACCTCGTGATCAAGACCGGCGCCGAGCGGCTCTCGGATTTCATGATCTGGCAGTCGGTCTACTCGGAGCTGTACTTCACGGACGTCAACTGGCGGGACTTCCGCAAGCGGGACTTCCTGCGGGCCGTCCGGGAATATTGTAACCGCTCGCGTCGGTTCGGCCGTTAA
- a CDS encoding DUF92 domain-containing protein, which translates to MTAPVRRAGVFAALCTLALAVPLGNPRVGAAIAAVAVLGALAVTDGPLFELLAYPSDYEAGRLYGIVTLVLAGTTLGLIAVTTSMSIAVFVGTVLLVGYGNLAEQLAHQWTDRDVVHTAAFCVVATVAAVVGQSAARSIADGAAFESLSPALPTMLFLGASGALLASLLRDILFANDDPVVMLTVGLLGWLLAELEPALALTGSEIVAALAITVAFGYVSYALETASIAGMLTGILLGLLTIVLGGYGWFAVLISFFAIGGLSSKYRYEEKAERGVAEDNNGARGSGNVLGNAAVALGAVLGYAASSATLLPGDPEPSLFLFAFAGSVATAMSDTLSSEIGSVFETPRLITTLEPVEPGTDGGVTWQGEIAGVAGAAVVAGISYGLFDAVTTVGAAIIVAAGVVGMTVDSLLGATLEGRVLGNQSVNFLATLSGALVCALLVLSFAVLG; encoded by the coding sequence GTGACAGCACCTGTTCGGCGAGCAGGCGTGTTTGCTGCCCTCTGTACGCTCGCACTCGCCGTTCCGCTCGGCAACCCGCGGGTCGGGGCCGCGATCGCCGCCGTCGCGGTCCTCGGGGCGCTCGCCGTGACCGACGGGCCGCTCTTCGAACTGCTGGCCTATCCGAGCGACTACGAGGCGGGGCGCCTCTACGGCATCGTCACGCTCGTGCTCGCGGGGACCACGCTCGGCCTCATCGCGGTCACGACGTCGATGTCGATCGCGGTCTTCGTCGGGACCGTTCTGCTGGTCGGGTACGGGAACCTCGCCGAGCAACTCGCCCACCAGTGGACCGACCGCGACGTCGTCCACACGGCGGCCTTCTGCGTCGTCGCGACCGTCGCCGCCGTCGTCGGCCAGTCGGCGGCGCGCTCGATCGCCGACGGCGCCGCCTTCGAGTCGCTGTCGCCGGCGCTGCCGACGATGCTCTTCCTCGGAGCCAGCGGCGCGTTGCTGGCGTCGCTGCTCCGGGACATCCTGTTCGCGAACGACGATCCCGTCGTCATGCTCACCGTCGGCCTCCTCGGCTGGCTGCTCGCGGAGCTCGAGCCGGCGCTGGCCCTCACCGGGAGCGAGATCGTCGCCGCGCTCGCGATCACCGTCGCCTTCGGCTACGTCTCCTACGCCCTCGAGACGGCCTCGATCGCGGGGATGCTCACCGGGATCCTACTGGGGCTGTTGACGATCGTCCTCGGCGGCTACGGCTGGTTCGCCGTCCTCATCTCCTTTTTCGCCATCGGCGGCCTCTCCTCGAAGTACCGCTACGAGGAGAAGGCCGAACGCGGCGTCGCCGAGGACAACAACGGCGCCCGTGGCAGCGGGAACGTCCTCGGTAACGCCGCCGTCGCGCTCGGGGCCGTCCTGGGCTACGCGGCCAGTTCGGCGACGCTGTTGCCCGGCGATCCGGAACCGAGCCTGTTTCTGTTCGCCTTCGCCGGCTCCGTCGCCACGGCGATGAGCGACACCCTCTCGAGCGAGATCGGCAGCGTCTTCGAGACGCCGCGGCTGATCACCACCTTAGAGCCCGTCGAACCCGGCACCGACGGCGGCGTCACCTGGCAGGGAGAGATCGCCGGCGTCGCGGGCGCCGCTGTCGTCGCCGGCATCTCCTACGGCCTCTTCGACGCGGTCACGACCGTCGGCGCGGCGATCATCGTCGCCGCCGGCGTCGTCGGCATGACCGTCGACAGCCTGCTGGGCGCGACCCTCGAGGGACGGGTGCTCGGCAACCAGAGCGTCAACTTCCTCGCGACGCTCTCGGGCGCGCTGGTCTGTGCACTGTTGGTCCTGTCGTTTGCCGTGCTCGGCTGA
- the hemA gene encoding glutamyl-tRNA reductase, producing the protein MISAGVVTAARVTHESGSVDDLADASPESQRDAVADLLSVPEIEEAYVLSTCNRVEAYVVGTDAAVGRAALEEFFAAVDDDAVVVSDHDESLHHLLSVAAGLESVVLGEDQILGQVRTAYEDARTTGGIGEMLETAVTKAIHVGERARTETEINEGVVSLGSAATKLADRELSLDGTTALVVGAGEMGRLAARSLADAGVEDIVVANRTVAHAEHLATELDAEAVPLEALSTVAGGADVVVTATGSEEPILEPDHLATDGGADADADAATNRVVVDLGQPRDVEPAAGDLSTVAVYDLDDLESITQETREQRADAASEVESMVDREFDLLCDQYKRARADEVIAAMYESAERMKERELETALSRLEDEEFTAEQREVVESMADALVNQLLAPPTKSLREAAAEDDWSTINTALQLFDPDFAGDDGPVAPPVTGTASPLEATDDD; encoded by the coding sequence GTGATCTCGGCCGGAGTCGTCACGGCTGCGCGCGTAACACACGAGAGCGGCAGCGTCGACGACCTCGCGGACGCGAGTCCCGAGAGCCAACGCGACGCCGTCGCCGACCTGCTCTCGGTACCGGAGATCGAGGAGGCGTACGTGCTCTCGACGTGCAACCGCGTCGAGGCCTACGTCGTCGGCACCGACGCCGCCGTCGGGCGGGCCGCACTCGAGGAGTTCTTCGCGGCGGTCGACGACGACGCGGTCGTCGTCAGCGACCACGACGAGAGCTTACACCACCTGCTGTCGGTCGCGGCCGGCCTCGAGTCGGTCGTCCTCGGCGAGGATCAGATCCTCGGGCAGGTCCGGACCGCCTACGAGGACGCCCGGACCACCGGCGGCATCGGCGAGATGCTCGAGACCGCCGTGACGAAGGCGATCCACGTCGGCGAACGGGCGCGCACCGAGACCGAGATCAACGAGGGGGTCGTCTCGCTGGGGTCGGCGGCGACGAAACTCGCCGACCGGGAGCTCTCCCTCGACGGGACGACCGCGCTCGTCGTCGGCGCCGGCGAGATGGGCCGTCTCGCGGCCCGCAGCCTCGCCGACGCCGGCGTCGAGGACATCGTCGTCGCGAACCGAACGGTCGCCCACGCCGAACACCTCGCGACCGAACTCGACGCCGAGGCGGTCCCGCTGGAGGCGCTTTCCACCGTCGCCGGCGGCGCCGACGTCGTCGTCACCGCGACCGGCAGCGAGGAGCCGATCCTCGAGCCGGATCACCTCGCGACCGACGGCGGCGCCGACGCCGACGCCGACGCCGCGACGAACCGCGTCGTCGTCGACCTCGGACAGCCCCGCGACGTCGAGCCGGCCGCCGGCGACCTCTCGACCGTCGCCGTCTACGATCTGGACGACCTCGAGTCGATCACCCAGGAGACCCGCGAACAGCGCGCGGACGCGGCAAGCGAGGTCGAATCGATGGTCGACCGCGAGTTCGACCTGCTCTGTGACCAGTACAAGCGCGCCCGCGCCGACGAGGTGATCGCCGCGATGTACGAATCCGCCGAGCGCATGAAGGAACGCGAACTCGAGACGGCGCTGTCGCGACTCGAGGACGAGGAGTTCACCGCGGAACAGCGGGAGGTCGTCGAGTCGATGGCCGACGCGCTGGTCAACCAGTTGCTCGCGCCGCCCACCAAGAGCCTCCGCGAGGCGGCGGCCGAAGACGACTGGAGCACGATCAACACCGCCCTTCAGCTGTTCGATCCCGATTTCGCCGGCGACGACGGCCCGGTCGCCCCACCGGTCACCGGCACCGCCTCGCCGCTCGAGGCGACCGACGACGACTGA
- a CDS encoding DUF7344 domain-containing protein, whose protein sequence is MTKNDDSSRNETATPTDAVDGGGSDLDEFLRLLGERRRRYALYVMRERNVEELSVLARRIAAELAGATPDAVDETRRKEVETMLVHADVPALAAAGIVSYDRRTETLSLEHLPESLETVLDACATIDGIGSDEGRTPEETSNDSD, encoded by the coding sequence ATGACGAAGAACGACGATAGTAGTCGAAACGAGACAGCGACTCCGACGGACGCGGTCGACGGCGGCGGATCCGATCTCGACGAATTCCTGCGGTTGCTGGGCGAACGGCGGCGGCGCTACGCGCTGTACGTGATGCGCGAACGGAACGTCGAGGAACTATCCGTCCTCGCGAGACGGATCGCCGCGGAACTGGCCGGGGCGACTCCCGACGCCGTCGACGAGACGCGCCGGAAAGAGGTCGAAACGATGCTCGTCCACGCCGACGTCCCGGCGCTGGCGGCCGCGGGCATCGTCTCGTACGATCGGCGAACCGAAACGCTGTCTCTCGAGCACCTCCCGGAATCGCTCGAAACGGTGCTCGACGCGTGTGCGACGATCGACGGTATCGGCTCGGACGAAGGACGGACGCCCGAAGAGACGTCGAACGATTCCGACTGA
- a CDS encoding glutathione S-transferase N-terminal domain-containing protein — protein MLELYQAEGCPHSAEVRETLTDLGVSYVIHNPRRPGDEGGDTLNEQTLQAMEAIGGEDAIPFLVDTDRGETRYESDEIVDYLETHYE, from the coding sequence ATGCTCGAACTCTACCAGGCGGAGGGCTGTCCCCACAGCGCCGAGGTCCGGGAGACGCTCACCGATCTCGGCGTCTCGTACGTGATCCACAATCCCCGGCGGCCGGGTGACGAGGGCGGCGACACGCTCAACGAACAAACGCTGCAGGCGATGGAAGCCATTGGCGGCGAGGACGCGATCCCGTTTCTCGTCGACACCGACCGCGGCGAGACGCGCTACGAGAGCGACGAGATCGTCGACTACCTCGAGACGCACTACGAGTGA
- a CDS encoding DUF7344 domain-containing protein, producing MVVAGSVVDIERLAQVTNCSIEAAATLLGSSRTRIALRVLSRCDPPVSLDRLAADVAAVDDERTRAAVRITLVHATLPKLEDYGLLEYDIRSETVHLSGPVVALEEPLGTLPDGDDRRR from the coding sequence ATGGTAGTAGCTGGCAGCGTCGTCGACATCGAGCGGCTCGCGCAAGTGACGAATTGCTCGATAGAGGCGGCTGCAACCCTGCTCGGGAGTTCGCGGACGCGGATCGCGCTTCGGGTGCTGTCGCGGTGTGACCCGCCGGTCTCGCTCGATCGACTGGCGGCCGACGTCGCCGCGGTCGACGACGAGCGAACCCGGGCGGCGGTCCGCATCACGCTCGTTCACGCGACGCTGCCGAAACTCGAGGACTACGGGCTGCTCGAGTACGATATCCGGTCCGAGACCGTCCATCTGTCGGGCCCCGTCGTCGCGCTCGAGGAGCCGCTGGGAACGCTGCCGGACGGCGACGACCGGCGCCGTTAA
- a CDS encoding precorrin-2 dehydrogenase/sirohydrochlorin ferrochelatase family protein codes for MIPLLHDFTGTTVLVFGGGRVGARKARRFAREADVIVVSPDFADREFGGAELVRAAPDPAAVDDWLERTDPALVVAATDDAALNEAVAEATRARGALVNRADRSGERDVGSVVVPATVREDPVVVSISTGGTAPALSKHLRQDLEETLAGAGEMARVCAELRTELKSRDVPPERRREVVTDVVNSPDLWTALRTGTSNYRQVIEDVLGEELATGGDRP; via the coding sequence ATGATCCCGCTCCTGCACGATTTCACGGGCACCACGGTACTCGTCTTCGGCGGCGGGCGGGTCGGCGCCCGGAAGGCCCGCCGGTTCGCCCGCGAGGCCGACGTGATCGTCGTCAGCCCCGACTTCGCCGATCGGGAGTTCGGCGGCGCCGAACTGGTTCGCGCCGCGCCCGATCCGGCCGCCGTCGACGACTGGCTCGAGCGAACCGATCCCGCGCTGGTCGTCGCCGCGACCGACGACGCGGCGCTCAACGAGGCCGTCGCGGAGGCGACTCGAGCGCGCGGCGCGCTGGTCAACCGCGCCGATCGATCGGGCGAGCGCGACGTCGGCAGCGTCGTCGTCCCGGCGACCGTGCGCGAGGATCCCGTCGTCGTCTCGATCTCGACCGGCGGCACCGCGCCCGCGTTGAGCAAGCACCTCCGGCAGGACCTCGAGGAGACGCTCGCCGGCGCGGGGGAGATGGCGCGGGTCTGTGCCGAGTTGCGGACGGAACTGAAATCGCGGGACGTCCCGCCCGAGCGACGGCGGGAGGTCGTCACCGACGTCGTCAATTCTCCGGACCTTTGGACAGCTTTACGTACCGGTACTTCCAACTATCGTCAAGTGATTGAGGACGTGCTGGGCGAGGAACTAGCTACGGGGGGTGATCGACCGTGA
- the uppS gene encoding polyprenyl diphosphate synthase, producing MKRWLRERVDAAYERLLSREISGAPTHVAVIQDGNRRYARSNGDDAPDGHREGAKTTERVLEWCQDIGVEELTLYTFSTENFNRPDEQNEALFDLICEKLHEFADADRVHENEVCIRAIGKTELLPDRVQHAIEYAERRTQEYDRFVLNIALAYGGRSRLLEAARGVAEDVERGDLDPAEIDVEDIERRLYDRPIRDVDLIIRPAGEERTSNFLPWHANGNEAAVFFCTPYWPEFSKTDFLRGIRTYEHRAESWRRNRARRALALLGAVSDAELAEAKSVVERFRDSLPTSEQPDPEELDAIQNEQGDGIDSSSRAAD from the coding sequence ATGAAGCGGTGGCTCCGTGAACGCGTCGACGCTGCCTACGAGCGGTTGCTCTCGCGAGAGATTTCCGGCGCACCGACCCACGTCGCGGTGATTCAAGACGGGAACCGACGGTACGCCCGCAGTAACGGCGACGACGCTCCCGACGGCCACCGCGAAGGTGCGAAGACGACCGAACGGGTCCTCGAGTGGTGTCAGGACATCGGCGTCGAGGAACTGACGCTGTACACGTTCTCGACCGAGAACTTCAATCGGCCCGACGAGCAAAACGAGGCGCTGTTCGACCTGATCTGCGAGAAACTCCACGAGTTCGCGGACGCCGATCGCGTTCACGAGAACGAGGTCTGTATTCGCGCTATCGGGAAGACGGAACTGCTCCCCGACCGGGTGCAACACGCCATCGAATACGCCGAACGCCGCACACAGGAGTACGACCGGTTCGTGCTCAACATCGCGCTCGCGTACGGCGGTCGGTCGCGGCTGCTCGAGGCCGCCCGCGGGGTCGCCGAGGACGTCGAGCGGGGCGACCTCGACCCGGCGGAAATCGACGTCGAGGACATCGAACGTCGACTTTACGACCGCCCGATCCGGGATGTCGACCTCATCATCCGACCCGCCGGCGAGGAGCGGACCTCGAACTTCCTGCCGTGGCACGCCAACGGCAACGAAGCGGCCGTCTTCTTCTGTACGCCCTACTGGCCGGAGTTCTCCAAGACGGACTTCCTGCGGGGGATCCGGACCTACGAGCACCGCGCCGAGTCCTGGCGGCGGAACCGCGCTCGGCGGGCGCTGGCCCTGCTGGGCGCCGTCAGCGACGCCGAACTCGCGGAGGCGAAGTCGGTCGTCGAGCGGTTCCGCGACTCGCTGCCCACGTCAGAACAGCCCGATCCGGAGGAGTTAGACGCGATCCAAAACGAACAAGGCGACGGCATCGACTCGAGCAGTCGGGCCGCCGACTGA
- the ahbB gene encoding siroheme decarboxylase subunit beta codes for MTTDVDLTERERAVVNAFQGGFPVTERPFEPAAAAMRDRGVDITADELLETIHDLDERGVLSRFGPLVNAQEIGGAATLVAMHAPEDRFDEIVEQVNAHREVAHNYEREHPHLNVWFVVSVADEDRVDEVLAEIEDETGQETYNLPKQREFRVEAKFYVDGPLDGDGDVERAGVDCTDLGPDVATADSETLSPAERDLLLEVQDGLPLTETPYADVADAVGQETEWVLETINRFEREGKIRRIGVVPNHYALGYTENGMTVWNVPDDRVEEVGPEIAALPFVTHCYERPRHEGVWPYNFFAMTHGRSEAESRRRIEQVRERMDDYWDVTADDWDTLHSTQILKKTGIRLDERADANTEAE; via the coding sequence ATGACCACTGACGTCGACCTCACGGAGCGCGAGCGGGCGGTCGTCAACGCCTTTCAGGGCGGGTTCCCGGTCACCGAACGGCCCTTCGAGCCGGCCGCGGCCGCGATGCGCGACCGCGGGGTCGACATCACGGCGGACGAGTTGCTCGAGACGATCCACGACCTGGACGAGCGCGGCGTGCTCTCCCGGTTCGGCCCGCTCGTCAACGCCCAGGAGATCGGCGGCGCGGCGACGCTGGTGGCCATGCACGCCCCCGAGGACCGGTTCGACGAGATCGTCGAGCAGGTCAATGCCCACCGCGAGGTCGCACACAACTACGAGCGCGAGCACCCCCACCTGAACGTCTGGTTCGTCGTGAGCGTCGCCGACGAGGATCGCGTCGACGAAGTCCTCGCGGAGATCGAAGACGAAACCGGGCAGGAAACGTACAACTTGCCGAAACAGCGGGAGTTCCGCGTCGAGGCGAAGTTCTACGTCGACGGTCCGCTGGACGGCGACGGGGACGTCGAGCGCGCCGGCGTCGACTGCACCGATCTCGGCCCCGACGTGGCGACGGCCGACAGCGAGACGCTTTCACCGGCCGAGCGAGACCTGCTCCTCGAGGTCCAGGACGGCCTTCCCCTCACCGAGACGCCCTACGCCGACGTCGCCGACGCCGTCGGTCAGGAGACCGAGTGGGTCCTCGAGACGATCAACCGGTTCGAACGGGAGGGGAAGATCCGGCGGATCGGCGTCGTGCCGAACCACTACGCGCTGGGGTACACGGAAAACGGGATGACGGTCTGGAACGTGCCCGACGACCGGGTCGAGGAGGTCGGTCCCGAGATCGCCGCCTTACCCTTCGTCACCCACTGTTACGAGCGTCCGCGCCACGAGGGCGTCTGGCCATACAACTTCTTCGCGATGACCCACGGTCGCAGCGAGGCCGAGAGCCGGCGGCGAATCGAACAGGTTCGGGAACGGATGGACGACTACTGGGACGTAACTGCCGACGACTGGGATACCTTGCACTCCACACAGATATTGAAGAAAACCGGTATTCGTTTGGACGAGCGCGCCGATGCGAACACGGAGGCCGAGTAA
- a CDS encoding DUF5778 family protein, producing MADAIDDDLYQRTKALLEPGEIDLNGAIVHTDYDGQEDVQMMQATLDVGDVIAERSGYDPEDCYVYSGNDDPDFSSNQHQGLTLDDEEFVWECQQLLREGSFDIVVYYRATADHEGILEDIRELGHEVTGVRGD from the coding sequence ATGGCAGACGCGATCGACGACGACCTCTACCAGCGGACCAAGGCACTGCTCGAGCCCGGCGAGATCGATCTCAACGGGGCGATCGTCCACACCGACTACGACGGCCAGGAGGACGTCCAGATGATGCAGGCGACCCTCGACGTCGGCGACGTCATCGCCGAGCGTTCGGGGTACGATCCCGAGGACTGCTACGTCTACTCGGGCAACGACGACCCCGACTTCTCCTCGAACCAGCACCAGGGGCTGACGCTGGACGACGAGGAGTTCGTCTGGGAGTGCCAGCAACTGCTGCGCGAGGGCAGCTTCGACATCGTCGTCTACTACCGGGCGACGGCGGACCACGAGGGGATCCTCGAGGACATCCGCGAGCTCGGTCACGAGGTCACCGGCGTTCGGGGCGACTGA
- a CDS encoding 4a-hydroxytetrahydrobiopterin dehydratase, with amino-acid sequence MADLLSDDEIDAQLPDEWTHEGDEIVRAYEFDDYLRGVNFAQMVGEIAEAQFHHPEIVIRYEEVEIRLTSHEEGGVTEQDIEMAELIESERDA; translated from the coding sequence ATGGCCGACCTACTGTCCGACGACGAGATCGACGCGCAACTGCCCGACGAGTGGACCCACGAGGGCGACGAGATCGTTCGCGCCTACGAGTTCGACGATTACCTCCGCGGGGTCAACTTCGCCCAGATGGTCGGCGAGATAGCCGAAGCGCAGTTCCACCACCCCGAGATCGTCATCCGCTACGAGGAAGTCGAGATCCGACTGACCTCCCACGAGGAGGGCGGCGTCACGGAGCAGGACATCGAGATGGCCGAGCTGATCGAGTCCGAGCGCGACGCCTGA
- the lwrS gene encoding LWR-salt protein, with amino-acid sequence MDARYVFRAELRLEADEPEVRLEPSTTETTVTVFREAPEPGEEGWLFFRDTLWRGEVGDADYGRRLAEEWLGEPVESVSFRELQVDEEYFAALKDAIADDLELFNADNVSEVLSKYLGSSIRVTDTDD; translated from the coding sequence ATGGACGCCCGGTACGTCTTCCGCGCCGAGCTCCGCCTCGAGGCCGACGAGCCCGAGGTCCGACTCGAGCCGTCGACGACCGAGACGACCGTCACCGTCTTCCGCGAGGCCCCGGAGCCGGGCGAGGAGGGCTGGCTCTTCTTCCGGGATACGCTGTGGCGCGGCGAGGTGGGCGACGCCGACTACGGCCGCCGACTCGCCGAGGAGTGGCTCGGCGAGCCGGTCGAGTCCGTCTCGTTTCGCGAGCTACAGGTCGACGAGGAGTACTTCGCGGCGCTGAAGGACGCGATCGCCGACGACCTCGAACTCTTTAACGCCGACAACGTGTCGGAGGTGCTCTCGAAGTATCTCGGCTCGAGCATCCGAGTGACGGATACCGACGACTAG